In the Gossypium raimondii isolate GPD5lz chromosome 9, ASM2569854v1, whole genome shotgun sequence genome, one interval contains:
- the LOC105800034 gene encoding glutamate decarboxylase 5 yields the protein MTDPFATSLQRVFLYISYASLYIYSPRYTYFPTCSTAKKETMLAATNATEEHVHSTFASRYVRAPVPRFKMPEKSIPKDAAYQVIHDELMLDGNPRLNLASFVTTWMEPECDKLMMAAINKNYVDMDEYPVTTELQNRCVNMIANLFHAPVGEEETAVGVGTVGSSEAIMLAGLAFKRRWQHKRKTEGKPTDNPNIVTGANVQVCWEKFARYFEVELKEVKLKEGYYVMDPEQAVELVDENTICVAAILGSTLTGEFEDVKTLNDLLMKKNEETGWGTPIHVDAASGGFIAPFLYPDLEWDFRLPLVKSINVSGHKYGLVYAGVGWVVWRNKEDLPDDLVFHINYLGSDQPTFTLNFSKGSSQIIAQYYQFLRLGFEGYKNIIENCMENMKVLKQGIQNTGRFNILSKDIGVPLVAFSLKDSSKHTVFEIAENLRRFGWILPAYTMPANAQHVAVLRAVIREDFSHGLAKRLVEHIEQVLKEMDGLPSRLQHKKTERETQEEVFRYWKRLVDRKRAGVC from the exons ATGACGGATCCGTTTGCCACTTCTCTCCAACGTGTCTTCCTTTACATATCTTACGCTTCCCTGTATATATACTCTCCCAGATATACCTATTTTCCTACATGTTCAACtgcaaaaaaagaaacaatgttGGCAGCTACAAACGCAACAGAGGAGCATGTGCACTCCACTTTTGCATCTAGATACGTTCGCGCTCCTGTTCCAAG GTTCAAGATGCCGGAAAAGTCGATTCCAAAGGACGCGGCGTATCAAGTAATACATGATGAGCTTATGCTGGATGGAAATCCGAGGTTGAACTTGGCTTCATTTGTTACAACATGGATGGAACCTGAGTGTGATAAGCTTATGATGGCTGCAATTAATAAGAACTATGTTGACATGGATGAATACCCTGTCACCACTGAACTCCAG AATCGATGTGTAAACATGATTGCAAACCTGTTCCATGCTCCGGTTGGGGAAGAAGAGACAGCAGTAGGTGTGGGAACAGTTGGTTCCTCTGAGGCTATAATGCTGGCTGGATTAGCTTTTAAAAGGAGGTGGCAACATAAGAGAAAAACAGAGGGAAAACCCACTGATAATCCCAACATAGTCACGGGAGCTAACGTGCAG GTTTGCTGGGAGAAGTTTGCAAGGTATTTTGAGGTAGAGCTGAAGGAAGTAAAGCTGAAAGAGGGATATTACGTTATGGACCCAGAACAAGCGGTAGAGCTAGTAGATGAGAACACCATATGTGTAGCAGCTATTTTGGGATCAACGCTGACAGGAGAGTTTGAGGACGTGAAGACGTTGAATGACCTCCTTATGAAGAAAAATGAGGAGACTGGTTGGGGCACCCCCATCCATGTAGACGCTGCCAGCGGAGGATTTATTGCTCCTTTTCTTTACCCGGATCTCGAGTGGGATTTCCGGCTACCTTTAGTGAAGAGCATCAATGTGAGTGGCCACAAATATGGCCTCGTCTATGCTGGTGTTGGTTGGGTTGTTTGGAGGAACAAAGAGGATTTGCCCGATGATCTTGTCTTTCACATCAACTACCTTGGCTCTGATCAACCCACTTTCACCCTCAACTTCTCCAAAG GCTCTAGTCAAATAATTGCTCAGTATTACCAGTTTCTACGCCTTGGTTTTGAG ggGTACAAGAACATAATTGAGAACTGCATGGAGAATATGAAAGTGCTTAAACAAGGCATACAGAACACCGGGAGGTTTAACATATTGTCAAAGGATATAGGAGTACCGCTAGTGGCCTTTTCTCTAAAAGATAGCAGCAAACATACAGTGTTTGAGATAGCCGAGAACTTGCGAAGGTTTGGATGGATCCTTCCGGCTTATACAATGCCTGCCAACGCACAGCACGTGGCTGTCCTCCGAGCAGTGATCCGAGAAGATTTCAGCCATGGGCTGGCGAAAAGACTGGTGGAACACATTGAGCAAGTCCTCAAGGAAATGGATGGCCTCCCGAGTCGCCTTCAACATAAGAAGACCGAAAGAGAAACTCAGGAAGAGGTCTTTAGGTACTGGAAACGCCTTGTAGATCGCAAGAGAGCTGGAGTCTGTTGA
- the LOC105800029 gene encoding pentatricopeptide repeat-containing protein At1g73400, mitochondrial produces the protein MRRIRFAYLFSALKTPNFFVCNCKHNPSIYGNLLTVARMPIHPPFTVPSFCSNATALDSRLTDVAKVYATVMDNSNAYDNMEKSLDQLGVPLTTPLVLELLQRLSLEEKLAFRFFTWAASQQDYAHQPQAYNQMIDILSSTKYKVKQFRIVCDMLDYMKRSNRNAVPVEVLLHILRQYAEKHLTHLQKFAKKKKIRVKTQPEINAFNLLLDALCKCSLVEDAEVLFRRMKGRVKPDANSYNILFFGWCRVRNPKRGMSVLEEMIQLGHTPDNFTYNTAIDAFCKAGMVTEAAELFEFMRTKGSTMSSPTAKTYSIMIVALMHNNRMEECFELIGHMMNSGCLPDVSTFKELIEGMSSAGKVEEAYKFLEEMGNKGYPPDIVTYNCFLKVLCDNKKCDEALRLYQRMIDVGCMPSVQTYNMLISMFFQIGDLDGVFETWQEMDRRGCAQDIDTYCIMIDGLFSCNKVEDACFVLEDVINKGLKLPYPKFDSFLMQLSAIGNLQAIHKLSEHMRKFYNPAMARRFALNQKRKSVSLRGK, from the coding sequence ATGAGAAGAATTCGTTTCGCATATCTCTTTTCCGCTCTCAAAACCCCTAATTTCTTCGTCTGCAATTGCAAACATAATCCATCAATTTATGGGAATTTGTTAACCGTTGCACGAATGCCCATTCACCCACCCTTTACAGTCCCCTCATTTTGCTCCAATGCAACTGCCTTGGATTCCCGTCTTACTGATGTGGCTAAGGTGTATGCGACTGTAATGGATAACTCTAATGCATATGATAATATGGAGAAATCGCTTGACCAACTCGGTGTCCCATTAACTACGCCTTTGGTTCTTGAGCTTCTGCAAAGGCTTTCTCTTGAGGAGAAACTAGCTTTCAGGTTCTTTACATGGGCTGCGAGTCAACAAGATTATGCCCATCAGCCTCAAGCTTATAATCAAATGATTGACATTTTGTCCAGTACAAAGTATAAGGTTAAACAATTTCGGATTGTCTGCGATATGCTTGATTATATGAAGAGGTCTAACAGAAATGCTGTCCCCGTTGAAGTTTTGCTTCACATTTTGAGACAATATGCTGAAAAGCATTTGACCCATCTTCAGAAATTTgctaagaagaagaagataagaGTGAAAACGCAGCCAGAGATCAACGCTTTTAACTTGCTGCTGGATGCTTTGTGTAAATGTAGTTTGGTTGAGGATGCTGAGGTTCTGTTTAGGAGAATGAAAGGGAGAGTTAAACCAGATGCTAATTCGTACAATATATTGTTTTTCGGTTGGTGTAGGGTTAGGAATCCGAAACGAGGAATGAGCGTTCTGGAAGAAATGATCCAGTTGGGCCATACTCCTGATAATTTTACATACAATACTGCTATTGATGCCTTCTGCAAAGCAGGAATGGTGACTGAGGCAGCTGAACTTTTCGAGTTTATGAGAACAAAAGGGTCAACCATGTCTTCTCCCACTGCAAAAACTTATTCAATCATGATTGTGGCTTTAATGCATAACAACAGAATGGAAGAATGCTTTGAGCTTATAGGTCATATGATGAATAGTGGTTGCCTACCTGATGTGTCCACTTTCAAGGAATTGATCGAAGGGATGTCCTCAGCAGGGAAGGTTGAGGAAGCTTACAAGTTCTTGGAAGAGATGGGAAATAAAGGTTACCCGCCTGATATAGTTACTTACAATTGTTTCCTCAAGGTCCTTTGCGACAATAAAAAGTGCGATGAAGCTTTGAGGCTATATCAAAGAATGATTGATGTGGGTTGTATGCCGAGTGTGCAAACTTATAATATGTTGATTTCAATGTTCTTTCAGATAGGTGATCTTGATGGGGTGTTTGAGACTTGGCAAGAGATGGATAGGAGGGGATGTGCACAAGATATTGACACTTATTGCATCATGATTGATGGGCTCTTCAGCTGCAATAAAGTGGAAGatgcttgttttgttttggaAGATGTCATAAATAAGGGATTGAAATTACCGTACCCAAAGTTTGACTCGTTTTTGATGCAGCTTTCAGCTATTGGTAACCTCCAAGCCATCCACAAGCTTTCTGAACATATGAGGAAGTTTTACAATCCTGCTATGGCAAGACGTTTTGCCTTGAATCAGAAGAGGAAGAGTGTGAGTTTAAGAGGGAAGtaa